From one Desulfobaculum bizertense DSM 18034 genomic stretch:
- a CDS encoding UUP1 family membrane protein, with protein MRNLQHKFLILLLACAGLSLFFYKVYYLDFPLLPNQDTNVWNVEAHITFEGTGLPAKLRLQTLDRVPGYIVTDEHYIGGNYGLHTVTEEGNDSAIWSRRDSSGKQDIFYSAVVRPIQDGKWEYPTATPRLKDPQFKKAEQAAADALLSKAGLESADLETFVPLLMKALLHPGTDPNAAYLLRNTTSRLDAVNMAVRVLQLAGIPAQSVHGINLKNESGAEIRHWLEIHDGDTWRMFDVANDKFSTPRHFIPWWRGDSPLLTTSGVQQANVRLSVVKDGISALGDVGERLKATGNPLVEYSLLGLPVQAQAMYHTMLLIPIGALLVVFLRNVIGFTTFGTFMPVLIALSFRETELVWGLILFTIVIMLGLIVRLYLEHLKLLLVPRLATVLIVVVLLMSAVSIISFKMGIPRGISVSLFPMVIMSMTIERISVMWDEIGAFPALKMASGSMGIACLAYIVMSNELVGHLVFVFPELFLVLLALTLLLGRYTGYRLMDLVRFRSFLKGA; from the coding sequence GTGCGCAACTTACAGCATAAATTTTTAATTCTGCTTTTAGCCTGTGCCGGACTTTCTCTCTTCTTTTACAAAGTCTATTATCTCGACTTCCCCCTCCTGCCCAATCAGGACACAAACGTCTGGAATGTCGAAGCACACATTACGTTTGAGGGCACAGGTCTTCCCGCAAAACTCCGGCTCCAGACTCTGGACCGCGTTCCGGGCTATATCGTTACAGATGAACACTACATTGGCGGCAACTATGGCCTGCATACCGTCACCGAAGAAGGTAACGACTCGGCCATCTGGTCCCGCCGTGATTCCTCTGGCAAACAGGATATTTTCTATTCTGCCGTGGTTCGCCCCATTCAGGATGGCAAGTGGGAATACCCAACCGCTACGCCCCGACTCAAAGACCCGCAGTTCAAAAAAGCAGAGCAGGCTGCGGCTGACGCCCTGCTGAGCAAGGCTGGTCTGGAATCCGCAGACCTTGAGACATTTGTCCCCCTGCTCATGAAAGCCCTGCTGCACCCCGGCACAGACCCCAATGCGGCCTATCTGCTGCGCAACACCACGAGCCGTCTTGACGCCGTGAACATGGCCGTTCGCGTGCTCCAGCTCGCAGGCATCCCTGCCCAGTCCGTGCATGGCATCAACCTGAAAAACGAAAGTGGCGCAGAAATCCGCCACTGGCTCGAAATCCACGACGGTGACACCTGGCGCATGTTTGACGTCGCCAACGACAAATTCTCAACCCCCCGCCACTTCATCCCATGGTGGCGTGGAGACAGCCCACTCCTGACAACATCTGGAGTTCAGCAGGCCAACGTGCGTCTTTCCGTTGTCAAAGACGGCATCAGCGCTCTTGGTGACGTTGGCGAGCGCCTCAAGGCAACAGGCAACCCGCTTGTGGAATACTCTCTGCTTGGCCTGCCCGTTCAGGCTCAGGCCATGTATCACACGATGCTGCTCATCCCCATTGGCGCCCTTCTTGTTGTCTTTTTGCGAAATGTCATTGGCTTCACCACATTCGGTACATTTATGCCCGTGCTGATTGCCCTGTCATTCCGCGAGACCGAACTGGTCTGGGGACTCATTCTCTTCACCATCGTTATCATGCTTGGCCTCATTGTCAGGCTCTATCTGGAGCACCTCAAACTGCTCCTTGTTCCACGACTGGCCACGGTCCTGATTGTTGTTGTTCTGCTCATGTCAGCAGTCAGCATCATCAGTTTCAAAATGGGTATCCCCCGCGGCATCTCTGTTTCGCTCTTCCCAATGGTTATTATGAGTATGACCATCGAGCGAATATCCGTCATGTGGGATGAAATAGGCGCATTCCCCGCGCTCAAGATGGCATCAGGCTCAATGGGCATTGCCTGTCTGGCCTACATTGTCATGAGCAACGAACTGGTCGGCCACCTGGTCTTTGTCTTCCCAGAACTCTTTTTGGTTCTGCTCGCACTGACCCTTTTGCTTGGTCGTTACACAGGCTACCGCCTCATGGATCTGGTTCGCTTCCGCTCATTCCTGAAGGGAGCATAG
- a CDS encoding alpha-L-glutamate ligase-like protein, with protein sequence MLLNPFAKLKRAGVVGMNSRNAEFVLPNNDRRKYPLVDDKLKTKELAQGVGLKVPELYGVIRAPHEVKKLPKILEGHDSFVIKPACGSGGNGILVVARKIGPNYHKPDDSIILMDEISFHVSNILSGMHSLGGNPDKAVIEYCVQFDPIFKDIAYQGVPDIRIIVYKGIPAMAMLRLPTRESDGKANLHQGAMGCGIDIPTGLTTNAVWKNSSITLHPDTQKPISGVQIPGWHDLLRQASLGYSVTGLGYLGVDFVLDKYQGPLMLELNARPGLAIQVANLRGLHPRLERIDAVHESLKTEEERVEFAMETFHS encoded by the coding sequence ATGCTGCTTAACCCTTTTGCAAAGCTCAAACGCGCGGGCGTTGTTGGCATGAACAGCAGAAATGCAGAGTTTGTTCTGCCCAACAACGACCGTCGGAAATATCCCCTTGTTGACGACAAGCTCAAAACCAAAGAACTCGCCCAGGGCGTAGGTCTCAAAGTTCCTGAGCTGTACGGCGTCATCCGCGCCCCGCACGAAGTCAAAAAGCTCCCCAAGATTCTTGAGGGGCATGACTCTTTTGTCATCAAGCCTGCGTGCGGCAGTGGCGGTAACGGCATTTTGGTCGTGGCCCGAAAAATCGGGCCAAACTACCACAAGCCTGACGACTCAATTATACTGATGGATGAGATTTCATTTCACGTCTCAAACATCCTGAGCGGAATGCACTCCCTTGGTGGCAACCCCGACAAGGCCGTTATCGAATACTGCGTCCAGTTTGACCCAATATTCAAAGACATCGCCTATCAGGGTGTCCCAGACATTCGAATCATTGTGTACAAAGGTATTCCTGCTATGGCCATGCTCCGCCTCCCAACCCGGGAGTCTGACGGCAAGGCCAACCTGCATCAGGGAGCAATGGGCTGTGGTATTGACATCCCCACGGGTCTCACTACTAATGCTGTCTGGAAAAACAGCAGCATCACCCTGCACCCGGATACGCAAAAGCCCATCTCTGGGGTTCAAATTCCAGGCTGGCACGACCTTTTGCGACAGGCGTCACTCGGTTACAGCGTCACGGGTCTCGGATACCTTGGGGTCGACTTCGTCCTCGACAAATATCAGGGACCACTCATGCTGGAGCTGAACGCCCGACCCGGACTTGCCATTCAGGTTGCAAACCTCAGAGGCTTGCACCCCCGGCTTGAACGCATCGACGCTGTTCACGAAAGTTTGAAAACGGAGGAAGAACGTGTCGAATTCGCTATGGAAACTTTTCACTCGTAG
- a CDS encoding ZIP family metal transporter translates to MDFAALNPITQAFLACLFTWGMTALGAALVFLTKDFSKKMLDVMLGFAAGVMIAASYWSLLAPAIDMSEHLGHWSFVPAAIGFMLGAVFLRVIDMYLPHLHLNAPMSEAEGVHTNWQRSTLLVIAITLHNIPEGLAVGVAFGAAASGLESASLAGAIALAIGIGIQNFPEGTAVSVPLRRDGMSRAKAFWYGQLSGMVEPVSAVIGAAAVYFARPILPYALAFAAGAMIFVSVEEVIPESQSSGNGDLATMGLMLGFTVMMTLDVALG, encoded by the coding sequence ATGGACTTTGCCGCCCTCAACCCAATCACGCAGGCCTTTCTTGCCTGCCTCTTTACATGGGGAATGACAGCCCTCGGCGCCGCCCTTGTCTTCCTCACTAAAGACTTTTCCAAGAAAATGCTCGACGTTATGCTCGGCTTTGCCGCTGGCGTCATGATCGCGGCGAGTTACTGGTCACTCCTCGCTCCAGCTATCGACATGTCAGAGCATCTCGGCCACTGGTCCTTTGTCCCCGCCGCTATCGGCTTTATGCTCGGCGCCGTTTTTCTCCGCGTCATCGACATGTATCTCCCCCACCTTCACCTCAATGCCCCCATGAGTGAAGCCGAAGGCGTTCACACCAACTGGCAGCGCAGCACCCTCCTCGTTATCGCCATCACGCTTCACAATATCCCAGAAGGTCTTGCTGTTGGTGTTGCCTTTGGCGCCGCCGCCTCTGGCCTCGAATCCGCCTCCCTTGCCGGTGCTATCGCCCTTGCTATCGGCATCGGTATTCAAAATTTCCCCGAAGGTACCGCCGTCTCTGTCCCGCTTCGCCGCGATGGCATGAGTCGCGCAAAAGCCTTCTGGTATGGGCAGCTCTCAGGAATGGTCGAGCCGGTTTCCGCCGTTATAGGTGCCGCCGCCGTCTACTTTGCCCGGCCTATTCTCCCCTACGCCCTCGCCTTTGCCGCCGGGGCTATGATTTTCGTCAGCGTCGAAGAAGTCATCCCCGAATCTCAGTCCTCAGGGAATGGCGACCTCGCCACCATGGGACTCATGCTCGGCTTTACCGTCATGATGACCCTTGATGTGGCGCTCGGTTAA
- a CDS encoding ArsR/SmtB family transcription factor yields MKTFLTVMKALSDSNRVKIVKILLERHELCVCELRAALGLAQPTVSKHLKVLEQAGLLMSRKKGPWMNYDINAEATGYAKEMLEQLSNWLNDDEEVIEILKSIQTVDRHEICGK; encoded by the coding sequence ATGAAGACATTCCTGACAGTGATGAAGGCTCTTTCTGACTCGAACCGGGTAAAGATAGTGAAAATACTGCTGGAGCGCCATGAACTGTGCGTGTGCGAGCTTCGGGCAGCGCTGGGACTGGCTCAGCCGACGGTTTCGAAACACCTCAAGGTGCTGGAGCAGGCAGGACTGCTGATGAGCAGAAAAAAGGGTCCTTGGATGAATTACGATATTAACGCCGAGGCCACGGGATACGCGAAAGAGATGCTTGAACAGCTCTCGAACTGGCTCAATGACGATGAAGAGGTCATTGAGATACTGAAAAGCATCCAAACCGTGGATCGACACGAAATTTGCGGCAAATAA